Proteins from a genomic interval of Lelliottia amnigena:
- the gmhA gene encoding Phosphoheptose isomerase 1 produces MYQDLIRNELNEAAETLANFLKDEANIHAIQRAAVLLADSFKAGGKVISCGNGGSHCDAMHFAEELTGRYRENRPGYPAIAISDVSHISCVGNDFGYDHIFSRYVEAVGREGDVLLGISTSGNSANVIKAIDAAREKGMKVITLTGKDGGKMAGSADIEIRVPHFGYADRVQEIHIKVIHILIQLIEKEMVK; encoded by the coding sequence ATGTACCAGGATCTTATTCGTAACGAACTGAACGAAGCAGCGGAAACGTTAGCTAACTTTCTGAAAGATGAAGCCAATATTCATGCGATTCAGCGTGCGGCAGTTCTGCTGGCAGACAGCTTCAAAGCGGGCGGCAAAGTGATCTCGTGCGGTAACGGCGGCTCTCACTGTGACGCGATGCACTTTGCGGAAGAGCTGACCGGTCGCTACCGTGAAAACCGTCCGGGCTATCCGGCGATTGCGATTTCTGACGTGAGCCACATCTCCTGCGTGGGTAACGACTTCGGTTATGACCATATCTTCTCTCGTTACGTTGAAGCGGTCGGTCGTGAAGGTGACGTTCTGCTGGGTATTTCCACTTCCGGTAACTCCGCAAACGTGATCAAAGCGATCGACGCGGCGCGTGAGAAGGGGATGAAAGTCATCACTCTGACCGGTAAAGATGGCGGGAAGATGGCAGGTTCTGCGGATATTGAAATTCGTGTGCCGCACTTCGGCTACGCTGACCGCGTTCAGGAGATTCATATCAAAGTGATTCATATCCTGATTCAGTTGATCGAAAAAGAGATGGTTAAGTAA
- the gsiC_1 gene encoding peptide ABC transporter — translation MLELICKRLLLAIPTLLLVSMMVFGLQKLLPGDPLIAMAGEERDPVVIAQLRAELNLDAPLPVQYFDWLTRALQGDLGVSLRTHEPVTQLIASKLPVTMELSLLAMIIALVFGIGMGILAAVNKNTWVDHGANFVAISGISIPHFWLGILLILVFSVNLQWLPASGYVPFSEDPLQNLRTLLLPASVLGTGLAATLMRHTRASMIAVLKADYIRTARAKGLLPNAVILKHAFRNALVPVITLTTLLFGELLGGAVLTEQVFTIPGFGKMIVDSVFNRDYAVVQGVVLIVAIGFLLLNLLADVLYVLINPKMRG, via the coding sequence ATGCTGGAACTGATTTGTAAACGCCTGCTGCTGGCGATCCCAACGTTACTGCTGGTCAGCATGATGGTTTTCGGACTGCAAAAATTGCTGCCCGGCGATCCGCTCATCGCCATGGCAGGAGAAGAGCGTGACCCGGTGGTCATCGCTCAACTGCGCGCGGAACTGAACCTGGATGCGCCGCTGCCGGTGCAGTATTTCGACTGGCTGACGCGTGCGTTGCAGGGCGATCTTGGTGTCTCCTTACGCACCCATGAACCCGTAACGCAGCTGATCGCCAGCAAACTGCCGGTCACGATGGAGCTGTCATTGCTGGCGATGATCATCGCGCTGGTGTTTGGTATCGGCATGGGGATCCTCGCGGCGGTCAACAAAAATACCTGGGTCGATCACGGGGCCAACTTTGTGGCGATCTCCGGGATCTCGATACCGCACTTTTGGCTGGGGATCTTGCTGATCCTGGTGTTCTCGGTCAATTTGCAGTGGCTCCCCGCCTCAGGCTACGTGCCGTTCAGTGAGGATCCGCTGCAAAACCTGCGTACGCTGTTACTGCCCGCGTCCGTACTCGGAACCGGGCTTGCGGCAACGCTGATGCGTCACACGCGCGCGTCGATGATTGCGGTATTGAAAGCAGATTACATTCGTACGGCACGCGCTAAAGGGCTGCTGCCAAACGCGGTGATCCTCAAGCACGCCTTTCGTAATGCGCTGGTGCCAGTTATCACGCTCACCACGCTGCTGTTTGGCGAATTGCTGGGCGGAGCGGTGCTGACCGAGCAGGTCTTCACGATCCCCGGATTTGGCAAAATGATTGTCGATTCCGTGTTCAACCGTGACTACGCGGTGGTGCAGGGTGTGGTGCTGATCGTCGCAATAGGTTTCCTGCTGCTGAACCTGCTGGCTGACGTGCTTTACGTTCTCATCAACCCGAAAATGCGAGGCTAA
- the fadE gene encoding acyl-CoA dehydrogenase encodes MMILSILATVVLLGVLFYHRVSLLLSSLILLAWTAALGLSGLWNIWLVLPLAIILLPLNLPAMRKSMISAPVFKGFRKVMPPMSRTEKEAIDAGTTWWEGDLFQGNPDWKKLHNYPQPRLTAEEVAFIDGPVEEACRMANDFQITHEMADLPPELWAFLKEHRFFAMIIKKEYGGLEFSAYAQARVLQKLAGVSGILAITVGVPNSLGPGELLQHYGTEEQKDHYLPRLARGQEIPCFALTSPEAGSDAGAIPDTGVVCMGDWQGQQVLGMRLTWNKRYITLAPIATVLGLAFKLSDPDKLLGDEEDLGITCALIPTSTPGVEIGRRHFPLNVPFQNGPTRGEDIFVPIDYIIGGPSMAGQGWRMLVECLSVGRGITLPSNSTGSLKSVAMGIGAYAHIRRQFKISIGKMEGIEEPLARIAGNAYVMDAAASLITYGIMLGEKPAVLSAIVKYHCTHRAQQSIIDAMDIAGGKGIMLGESNFLARGYQGAPIAITVEGANILTRSMMIFGQGAIRCHPYVLEEMAAAQNNDVNAFDKLLFKHIGHVGSNKVRSFWLGLTRGLTSATPTGDATKRYYQHLNRLSANLALLSDVSMAVLGGSLKRRERISARLGDVLSQVFLASATLKRYDDEGRHEADLPLVHWGVQDALYKAEQAIDDLLANFPNRLVAGALRVVIFPTGRHYLAPSDKLDHKVAKILQVPSATRSRIGRGQYLTPSEHNPVGLLEAALLDVMAADPTPPENLQTAG; translated from the coding sequence ATGATGATTTTGAGCATTCTCGCAACTGTTGTTCTGCTCGGTGTGCTGTTCTATCACCGCGTGAGTTTACTTCTGAGCAGCCTGATTTTACTGGCCTGGACCGCTGCGCTGGGTCTTTCTGGCCTGTGGAATATCTGGCTTGTCCTGCCGCTGGCCATCATCCTGCTGCCGCTGAATTTACCCGCGATGCGTAAGTCGATGATTTCCGCGCCCGTGTTTAAAGGCTTCCGTAAAGTGATGCCGCCGATGTCGCGCACCGAAAAAGAAGCGATCGACGCGGGCACAACCTGGTGGGAAGGTGACCTGTTCCAGGGGAATCCTGACTGGAAAAAACTGCACAACTATCCGCAGCCGCGTTTAACGGCTGAAGAAGTGGCCTTTATTGACGGCCCGGTTGAAGAAGCGTGCCGTATGGCGAACGACTTCCAGATAACCCATGAAATGGCCGATCTGCCGCCGGAGCTGTGGGCGTTTCTTAAAGAACATCGCTTCTTCGCGATGATCATTAAAAAAGAGTACGGCGGTCTGGAATTCTCCGCTTACGCTCAGGCTCGCGTTCTGCAAAAACTGGCGGGTGTCTCCGGAATTCTGGCGATCACCGTCGGCGTACCGAACTCACTAGGCCCGGGCGAACTGCTGCAACACTACGGCACTGAAGAGCAAAAAGATCACTATCTGCCGCGTCTGGCACGTGGACAGGAAATTCCATGCTTCGCGCTGACCAGCCCGGAAGCCGGTTCTGATGCCGGTGCGATCCCGGATACCGGCGTGGTCTGTATGGGCGACTGGCAGGGCCAGCAGGTGCTGGGCATGCGCCTGACCTGGAATAAACGCTATATCACCCTGGCGCCAATCGCGACCGTACTGGGCCTGGCCTTTAAGCTTTCCGACCCCGACAAACTGCTGGGCGATGAGGAAGATCTGGGCATTACCTGTGCGCTGATCCCAACGTCCACGCCGGGCGTTGAAATTGGTCGCCGCCACTTCCCGCTGAACGTCCCGTTCCAGAACGGTCCAACCCGTGGCGAAGACATCTTTGTGCCGATTGATTACATCATCGGGGGTCCGAGCATGGCCGGTCAGGGCTGGCGGATGCTGGTGGAATGTCTGTCGGTTGGACGCGGCATCACCTTGCCGTCAAACTCTACAGGCAGCCTGAAGTCAGTGGCGATGGGTATCGGCGCCTACGCGCACATTCGCCGCCAGTTCAAAATTTCTATCGGCAAAATGGAAGGTATCGAAGAGCCGCTGGCGCGTATCGCGGGTAACGCCTACGTGATGGACGCCGCTGCCTCGCTGATTACTTACGGCATCATGCTCGGTGAAAAACCGGCGGTGCTGTCGGCTATCGTGAAGTATCACTGTACCCACCGCGCACAGCAGTCAATTATTGATGCGATGGATATCGCGGGCGGCAAAGGCATTATGCTCGGTGAGAGCAACTTCCTTGCACGTGGATATCAGGGCGCACCGATTGCCATCACCGTTGAGGGGGCAAACATTCTGACCCGCAGCATGATGATCTTTGGTCAGGGCGCGATCCGCTGCCATCCGTATGTGCTGGAAGAGATGGCGGCGGCGCAGAATAATGACGTCAACGCCTTCGATAAACTGCTGTTCAAGCATATTGGCCACGTGGGCAGCAACAAAGTACGCAGCTTCTGGCTGGGCCTGACGCGCGGTTTGACCAGCGCCACGCCAACCGGCGATGCAACCAAACGTTATTACCAGCACCTGAACCGTCTGAGTGCTAACCTCGCGCTGTTGTCTGATGTGTCGATGGCCGTCCTGGGCGGCAGCCTGAAACGTCGCGAGCGTATCTCTGCCCGTCTCGGCGATGTGTTAAGCCAGGTGTTCCTCGCGTCTGCCACGCTGAAACGCTACGACGACGAAGGCCGTCACGAAGCGGATCTGCCGCTGGTCCACTGGGGCGTTCAGGATGCGCTGTATAAAGCAGAACAGGCGATTGACGATCTGCTGGCTAACTTCCCAAATCGACTCGTCGCCGGCGCGCTGCGCGTGGTGATCTTCCCGACCGGTCGGCACTACCTTGCACCGTCCGATAAGCTCGATCATAAAGTGGCGAAGATCCTGCAGGTCCCAAGCGCGACTCGCTCCCGTATAGGTCGCGGTCAGTACCTGACGCCAAGCGAGCACAATCCGGTGGGACTGCTGGAAGCGGCGCTGCTGGACGTGATGGCTGCCGATCCGACTCCACCAGAAAATCTGCAAACAGCTGGGTAA
- the pepD_1 gene encoding aminoacyl-histidine dipeptidase encodes MALVRETYQRLFNSTPNIQVIHAGLECGLFKKPYPDMDMVSIGADHYRATTPRMSRFILKAWAITGRC; translated from the coding sequence ATGGCACTGGTGCGTGAAACTTATCAGCGTTTGTTCAACAGCACGCCGAACATTCAGGTGATTCACGCGGGTCTGGAGTGCGGTCTGTTCAAAAAACCGTACCCGGATATGGACATGGTTTCCATTGGGGCCGACCATTACCGGGCCACCACTCCCCGGATGAGCAGGTTCATATTGAAAGCGTGGGCCATTACTGGACGCTGCTGA
- the gsiD_1 gene encoding binding-protein-dependent transport system inner membrane protein, translated as MSVVIAVVIGVPLGLVAGYFQGIWDGVISRFIEALLACPFLIMAIALGAFLGPSLTNAMIAIGLSAMPIFARLTRGQVIAIRNEEYIDGARAIGLPDRWIIIKYVLPNVMSPILVQATLAIASAIIAEASLSFLGLGQQPPNPSWGSMLNTAKGFLEQSPWMSIFPGIAIFLAVQGFNLLGDGLRDALDPRHD; from the coding sequence ATGTCGGTTGTGATTGCCGTGGTGATCGGTGTGCCGTTGGGGCTGGTGGCCGGTTATTTCCAGGGGATCTGGGACGGCGTCATTTCGCGGTTTATCGAAGCGCTGCTGGCCTGTCCGTTCCTGATCATGGCGATCGCGCTGGGCGCATTTTTAGGTCCAAGCCTGACCAACGCGATGATCGCCATTGGTTTATCAGCGATGCCGATCTTTGCGCGGCTGACGCGTGGTCAGGTGATCGCCATTCGCAACGAAGAGTATATCGATGGGGCACGCGCGATTGGCCTGCCGGATCGCTGGATCATCATCAAATACGTGCTGCCAAACGTGATGTCACCGATTCTTGTGCAGGCTACGCTGGCGATTGCTTCCGCGATTATCGCCGAAGCCAGCCTCTCGTTCCTCGGCTTGGGTCAACAGCCGCCAAACCCGTCGTGGGGCTCAATGCTCAACACGGCAAAAGGGTTTTTGGAACAGTCCCCCTGGATGTCTATTTTTCCTGGCATCGCTATTTTCCTGGCGGTGCAGGGCTTTAATTTACTCGGCGACGGGCTGCGCGATGCGCTCGATCCGCGCCACGACTAA
- a CDS encoding ErfK/YbiS/YcfS/YnhG family protein — protein MRKIALFIAMLLIPCLSFAGLLSSNSSTTPISKEYKQQLMGSPVYIQIFKEERTLDLFVKMGETYQLLDSYKICSYSGGLGPKQRQGDFKSPEGFYTVQRNQLKPDSRFYKAINIGFPNAYDRAHGYDGKYLMIHGACVSIGCYAMTDGGIDEIFQFVTGALVFGQAGVQVSIYPFRMTDANMQRHKFSTYSEFWKQLKPGYDYFEQTHKPPTVSVADGRYIVSKPLSHEVVHPQLASNYAVPETK, from the coding sequence ATGCGTAAAATCGCATTGTTCATTGCGATGCTTCTGATTCCGTGTCTTTCGTTTGCTGGGCTATTAAGTAGCAACAGTTCAACAACACCAATCAGTAAAGAATATAAACAGCAGTTAATGGGATCACCGGTTTATATTCAGATCTTCAAGGAAGAACGCACACTCGATCTATTTGTCAAAATGGGCGAGACATATCAGCTGCTTGATAGCTACAAAATCTGTAGTTATTCCGGCGGGTTGGGCCCGAAACAGCGTCAGGGTGATTTCAAAAGTCCTGAAGGGTTCTACACCGTTCAACGTAATCAGCTCAAACCTGACAGCCGCTTTTATAAAGCCATTAATATCGGCTTCCCGAATGCCTATGACCGTGCACACGGTTACGACGGCAAATACCTGATGATTCACGGTGCCTGTGTGTCGATTGGCTGTTACGCCATGACGGACGGCGGTATTGATGAAATTTTCCAGTTTGTGACGGGCGCACTGGTGTTTGGTCAGGCGGGCGTGCAGGTGAGCATCTATCCGTTCAGAATGACGGATGCCAACATGCAGCGTCATAAGTTCTCGACCTACTCGGAGTTCTGGAAACAGCTAAAACCGGGCTATGACTACTTCGAGCAGACGCATAAACCGCCAACCGTTTCGGTTGCAGATGGACGCTACATCGTCAGCAAACCGCTGAGCCACGAAGTCGTCCATCCACAGCTGGCGTCAAATTACGCGGTCCCCGAGACAAAATAA
- the dinB_3 gene encoding DNA polymerase IV, producing MRAQGVKLKFNDFQQTTQEHVWPKLNKDDLIETAKKAWQERRAGRGVRLVGLHVTLLDPQLERQLVLGL from the coding sequence TTGCGCGCCCAGGGCGTTAAGCTGAAATTTAACGATTTCCAGCAAACCACGCAGGAACACGTCTGGCCGAAACTGAATAAAGACGATCTGATTGAGACGGCGAAAAAAGCCTGGCAAGAACGCCGCGCGGGAAGGGGAGTCAGGCTGGTGGGCCTGCATGTTACGCTGCTCGATCCGCAGCTGGAGCGGCAACTGGTGCTGGGGCTATAA
- the pepD_2 gene encoding Aminoacyl-histidine dipeptidase yields MGCAGGIDFISTLPLSREAVPAGFQTFKADAEGPERRSLRRRYSPGPGQCQPNCWARFLAGHADELDLRLVDFNGGTLRNAIPREAFATVAIAADKVDALKNLSTDYLDILKNELAAKEKNLTVVLEAVSSDKAALTKQSRDSFVQLLNATPNGVIRNSDVAKGVVETSLNVGVVTMSDDSAEIICLIRSLIDSGKEYVVSMLESLGKLSGAKTSAKGSYPRLAA; encoded by the coding sequence ATGGGTTGCGCGGGCGGGATTGATTTTATCTCTACCCTGCCGCTGTCCCGTGAAGCGGTTCCGGCCGGTTTCCAGACCTTCAAGGCTGACGCTGAAGGGCCTGAAAGGCGGTCACTCCGGCGGCGATATTCACCTGGGCCTGGGCAATGCCAACCAAACTGCTGGGCGCGCTTCCTGGCGGGTCATGCGGACGAACTGGATCTGCGTCTGGTGGATTTCAACGGCGGTACGCTGCGTAACGCGATCCCGCGTGAAGCCTTCGCGACCGTTGCCATTGCTGCGGATAAAGTCGATGCGCTGAAAAACCTGTCGACGGATTATCTGGATATCCTGAAAAACGAACTGGCCGCGAAAGAGAAAAATCTGACCGTGGTTCTGGAAGCCGTATCCAGTGATAAAGCGGCACTGACTAAACAGTCGCGCGACAGCTTTGTCCAGTTGCTGAACGCGACGCCAAACGGGGTGATTCGCAACTCCGACGTGGCGAAAGGCGTGGTGGAAACGTCCCTGAACGTGGGCGTTGTAACCATGAGCGACGACAGCGCAGAAATCATCTGCCTGATCCGTTCTCTTATCGACAGCGGTAAAGAGTACGTGGTGAGCATGCTGGAATCGTTGGGCAAACTGTCTGGCGCGAAAACGTCCGCTAAAGGCAGCTACCCCAGGCTGGCAGCCTGA
- the dinB_1 gene encoding DNA polymerase IV, with the protein MRKIIHVDMDCFFAAVEMRDNPALRDVPIAIGGSRVKRGVISTANYPARKFGVRSAMPTAMALKLCPHLILLPRPFRCI; encoded by the coding sequence ATGCGCAAAATAATCCATGTCGATATGGACTGCTTTTTTGCCGCAGTGGAGATGCGAGACAATCCGGCGCTGCGGGATGTCCCCATCGCGATTGGCGGTAGCCGCGTCAAGCGTGGCGTTATCAGCACCGCCAATTACCCGGCGCGCAAATTTGGCGTGCGCAGCGCGATGCCTACGGCGATGGCGCTCAAGCTCTGCCCTCATCTGATTTTGCTGCCCCGGCCGTTTCGATGCATATAA
- the ywrD gene encoding gamma-glutamyltransferase ywrD: MTKALDFTTGYASRRPPMMGHNAVATSQPLAAQAGMRMLQLGGNAVDAAIATAMALTVVEPTGNGIGSDAFAIVWDGKKLHGLNASGRSPASWHADLFAGKTAMPELGWDAVTVPGAVSGWVALAERFGTLPLTTLAQPAIDYARNGFPVSPLIGHLWQRGYNKLKDQPGFSACFAPEGRAPRIGEIFRNPAQANSLELIAKTNGEAFYRGELAQKIAAFAKEHGAHLTAEDLANHRVDWVELLSRDFAGGSVQELPPNGQGIATLIALGILEQCGIERHHPDSVQSLHLSIEAMKLALADLDRYVADEEHMEFAAKALLTDEYLASRAALIDHDKASDFTYGAPTQSGTVYLSAADSSGMMISFIQSNFMGFGSGVVVPDTGISLQNRGCGFVLDPKHPNALAGGKRPFHTIIPGFAMDGNGQPLMSFGVMGGPMQAQGHMQMALRIMLHGQNPQAAIDAPRWRVVQGREVIVESTFDRNTIAALRERGHQIVVEDPLQEYNFGGAQVIYRMPEGHYVAATESRKDGQALVS, encoded by the coding sequence ATGACCAAAGCGCTTGATTTTACGACCGGTTACGCGTCACGACGCCCTCCGATGATGGGGCACAATGCGGTCGCCACCTCTCAGCCGCTGGCGGCGCAGGCTGGGATGCGCATGCTGCAGCTCGGCGGCAATGCCGTTGACGCGGCGATTGCAACCGCCATGGCGCTCACCGTCGTTGAGCCGACCGGTAACGGAATTGGCAGCGATGCGTTTGCCATCGTCTGGGACGGTAAAAAACTGCACGGTTTGAACGCTTCAGGCCGTTCGCCCGCCAGCTGGCATGCGGATCTGTTTGCGGGCAAAACCGCCATGCCAGAGCTTGGCTGGGATGCCGTTACCGTACCCGGCGCGGTGTCTGGCTGGGTGGCGCTGGCGGAGCGTTTTGGCACGCTGCCGCTAACCACGCTGGCGCAACCGGCCATTGACTATGCGCGCAACGGTTTCCCGGTTTCACCGCTGATTGGTCATCTGTGGCAGCGCGGCTATAACAAACTGAAAGATCAGCCGGGCTTTAGCGCCTGTTTTGCCCCAGAAGGCCGCGCCCCGCGTATCGGCGAGATTTTCCGTAATCCGGCGCAGGCCAATTCCCTGGAGCTGATTGCCAAAACCAACGGTGAAGCGTTCTATCGTGGTGAGCTGGCGCAGAAAATTGCCGCCTTTGCCAAAGAGCATGGTGCGCATTTGACGGCTGAGGATCTGGCGAATCATCGCGTTGACTGGGTTGAACTGCTGTCGCGTGATTTCGCGGGCGGTTCGGTGCAAGAGCTACCGCCAAACGGCCAGGGCATCGCTACGCTGATTGCCCTCGGGATTCTGGAACAGTGCGGAATTGAGCGCCATCACCCGGATTCCGTGCAGTCGCTGCATCTGTCAATCGAAGCGATGAAGCTGGCGCTTGCCGATCTGGATCGTTATGTGGCCGACGAAGAGCACATGGAGTTCGCGGCGAAAGCGTTGTTGACCGATGAGTATCTGGCCTCGCGCGCGGCGCTCATTGACCACGATAAGGCGTCAGATTTCACCTACGGTGCGCCGACGCAAAGCGGGACGGTTTACCTTTCCGCGGCCGATTCGAGCGGTATGATGATCTCCTTTATTCAGTCGAACTTTATGGGCTTTGGCTCTGGCGTGGTTGTGCCGGATACCGGCATCAGCCTGCAAAACCGTGGCTGCGGTTTTGTTCTCGACCCAAAACACCCTAATGCGCTGGCGGGCGGCAAACGTCCGTTCCACACCATCATTCCGGGCTTTGCGATGGATGGAAACGGTCAGCCGCTGATGTCATTTGGCGTGATGGGCGGCCCGATGCAGGCGCAAGGGCATATGCAAATGGCGCTGCGCATTATGCTGCACGGGCAAAACCCGCAGGCGGCAATCGATGCGCCGCGCTGGCGCGTGGTGCAGGGCAGGGAAGTGATCGTCGAATCGACGTTTGATCGCAATACGATTGCGGCGCTGCGCGAGCGCGGGCATCAGATTGTGGTGGAAGATCCGCTGCAGGAATACAACTTCGGCGGTGCGCAGGTGATTTACCGCATGCCGGAAGGGCATTACGTTGCAGCAACCGAAAGTCGCAAAGACGGACAGGCGTTAGTGAGCTGA
- the pepD_3 gene encoding Aminoacyl-histidine dipeptidase has translation MASGSKRGGDNAGARTTVSVWHLRWAVLADDRVEHGPLEVLLTMTEEAGMDGAFGLQANWLQADILINTDSEEEGEIYHGLRGRD, from the coding sequence ATGGCGAGTGGATCAAAGCGCGGCGGGGACAACGCTGGGGCGCGGACAACGGTATCGGTATGGCATCTGCGCTGGGCCGTGCTGGCCGACGATCGCGTTGAACACGGTCCGCTGGAAGTGCTGCTGACCATGACCGAAGAAGCGGGCATGGACGGCGCATTTGGTTTGCAGGCCAACTGGCTGCAGGCGGATATCCTGATCAATACCGACTCCGAAGAAGAAGGTGAGATCTACCATGGGTTGCGCGGGCGGGATTGA
- a CDS encoding glutamine amidotransferase, class-II yields MCELLGMSANVPTDICFSFTGLVQRGGGTGPHKDGWGITFYEGKGCRTFKDPQPSFNSPIAKLVQDYPIKSCSVIAHIRQANRGEVALENTHPFTRELWGRNWTYAHNGQLTGYKTLVTGNFRPVGETDSEKAFCWLLHKLAERYPRTPTNMTAVFKYIGSLACELREKGVFNMLLSDGRYVMAFCSTNLFWITRRAPFGVAKLLDQDVEIDFQTETTPNDVVTVIATQPLTGNETWQKIMPGEWVLFCLGDRVI; encoded by the coding sequence ATGTGCGAATTGCTCGGGATGAGCGCCAATGTGCCAACCGATATCTGCTTTAGTTTCACCGGGCTGGTGCAGCGCGGTGGAGGAACCGGACCGCATAAAGACGGCTGGGGCATTACCTTCTACGAAGGCAAAGGCTGTCGCACGTTCAAAGATCCGCAGCCTAGTTTTAACTCCCCGATTGCCAAACTGGTGCAGGATTACCCGATAAAATCGTGCTCGGTCATCGCGCATATTCGTCAGGCGAATCGCGGTGAAGTGGCGCTGGAAAATACCCATCCCTTCACCCGTGAACTGTGGGGCCGCAACTGGACCTACGCGCACAACGGCCAACTAACGGGCTATAAAACGCTGGTGACGGGGAATTTCCGTCCTGTGGGGGAGACCGACAGTGAAAAGGCGTTTTGCTGGCTGCTGCATAAGCTTGCCGAGCGCTATCCGCGTACGCCGACCAACATGACCGCCGTGTTCAAATACATCGGCTCGCTGGCCTGTGAGCTGCGTGAGAAGGGCGTATTTAATATGCTGCTGTCGGATGGGCGCTACGTGATGGCGTTCTGTTCAACCAATCTGTTCTGGATAACGCGCCGCGCGCCGTTTGGCGTTGCGAAGCTGCTCGATCAGGATGTGGAAATTGATTTTCAAACGGAGACCACACCTAACGATGTGGTCACGGTTATCGCCACTCAGCCACTGACGGGCAATGAAACCTGGCAAAAGATTATGCCAGGCGAGTGGGTCTTATTTTGTCTCGGGGACCGCGTAATTTGA
- the ramA_1 gene encoding C-N hydrolase family amidase, translated as MPGLKITLLQQPLVWMDGPANLRHFDRQLEEISGRDVIVLPEMFTTGFAMEAAKQSLPQDDVVAWMHTKAQQTNALVAGSAALQTDRGPVNRFLLVEPDGTLHFYDKRHLFRMADEHHHYEAGNERVIFEWRGWRILPLVCYDLRFPVWSRNRNDYDLALYVANWPAPRSLHWQALLVARAIENQAYVVGCNRVGTDGNGHHYRGDSRVVNPQGEVLATAEAHQATRIDAELSLTALKEYREKFPAWQDADPFIIG; from the coding sequence GTGCCTGGTTTGAAGATTACCCTACTGCAACAACCCCTGGTGTGGATGGATGGCCCGGCCAACCTGCGCCATTTTGATCGCCAGCTCGAAGAGATTTCCGGGCGCGATGTGATTGTTCTGCCAGAAATGTTCACGACCGGCTTCGCCATGGAAGCGGCAAAACAGTCTCTGCCGCAGGACGACGTGGTCGCCTGGATGCACACCAAGGCTCAGCAAACCAATGCCCTGGTAGCCGGAAGCGCGGCGCTGCAAACCGATCGCGGCCCCGTAAACCGTTTCCTGCTGGTCGAGCCGGACGGCACGCTGCACTTTTACGACAAACGCCATCTGTTCCGCATGGCGGATGAGCATCATCATTACGAAGCGGGCAATGAGCGGGTGATATTTGAGTGGCGCGGCTGGCGGATTTTGCCACTGGTGTGTTACGACCTGCGCTTCCCGGTGTGGTCACGCAATCGCAACGATTACGATCTGGCGCTGTACGTGGCCAACTGGCCTGCCCCACGCTCGCTGCACTGGCAGGCGCTGCTGGTGGCGCGCGCGATCGAAAACCAGGCGTACGTGGTCGGCTGTAATCGCGTCGGCACGGACGGTAATGGACATCACTACCGCGGTGATAGCCGGGTGGTGAATCCTCAGGGAGAAGTGCTAGCGACGGCGGAGGCGCATCAAGCCACGCGTATTGACGCCGAGCTGTCGCTGACTGCACTGAAGGAGTATCGGGAGAAGTTTCCTGCGTGGCAGGATGCCGATCCATTTATCATTGGTTAA
- the dinB_2 gene encoding DNA polymerase IV, translating into MITPDDVPHFLKSLPLSKIPGVGKVSAARLENLGLHTCEDVQKSDLAMLLKRFGKFGRVLWERSQGIDARSINNERLRKSVGVERTLAEDIHDWSDCETIIAEQLYPELERRLAKVKPDLLIARPGR; encoded by the coding sequence GTGATAACGCCCGATGACGTTCCCCATTTTTTGAAAAGCTTGCCGCTGAGTAAAATCCCCGGCGTCGGCAAAGTCTCCGCCGCCAGGCTGGAAAACCTGGGGCTGCACACCTGTGAAGACGTGCAGAAAAGCGACCTGGCGATGCTCCTGAAGCGTTTTGGTAAGTTTGGGCGCGTGCTCTGGGAGCGCAGTCAGGGGATCGACGCGCGCAGTATTAACAATGAACGCCTGCGAAAATCCGTGGGGGTCGAGCGCACGCTGGCAGAAGATATTCACGACTGGAGCGACTGCGAAACGATTATTGCCGAACAGCTTTATCCCGAGCTGGAACGACGGCTGGCAAAAGTGAAGCCGGATCTGCTGATTGCGCGCCCAGGGCGTTAA